In Paenacidovorax monticola, the genomic window GCCTTCGATGCGGCCGATGTTGAGGTAGGGGTGCTTGATGCCGGGCATCTTCGAGAGCACCTGCTTGTACTTCGCGTTCTCGGCGTACAGCGCGTTCATGACGGCCACCGCGCCCTGCAGCGCGTCCACGCCCGTGTCGGGCACGGCGGCGTGGGCCATCTTGCCGTGGATGGTGACCTCCATCTGCAGGCAGCCGTTGTGAGCCGTCACCACCTCGTAGCTGAAGCCCGCGGCCACCATGAGATCGGGTCGGGTCAGGCCGTTCTTCAGCAGCCAGCCCGGGCCGAGTTCGCCGCCGAATTCCTCGTCGTATGTGAAGTGCAGTTCCACAGCGCCCCGCGTGGGCCGGGCCACGGCCTCGAGCGCGCGCAGCGCGAACGTGAAGGTGGCGAAGTCGCTCTTGCTCACGGCCGTGGCGCGGCCGTAGATCGTGCCGTCCACGATCTCGGCGCCGTAGGGGTCGTGCGTCCAGCCTTCGCCGGGCGGCACCACGTCGCCGTGGGCGTTGAGCGCCACGGTGCGGCCGCCGTCGCCATAGGGCCGGCGCACGATCAGGTTGGTGATCGACTCCATGCCGTAGGCCTGGACCTCGGCCTGGGGCACGGCGTGCTTCTCGGCCTCGTAGCCGAAGGCCTGCAGCAGCGTGGCCGTGCGCTCGGCGTGGGGGGCGTTGTTGCCGGGCGGCGTGTCGGTGGGCACGCGCACGAGTTCTTGCAGGAAGCGGACTTCTTCGTCGAAATGCTGGTCGATCCAGGCATCGAGTGCGGCGTATTGGCTCATGGGTTTTCGGTGGCGAGTTGGTTCAGGACATGGGTGAAGGCGTCGACGGCGAGCTGCATGTCGTCGCTGGTCGAGCTTTCGAGCGGGTTGTGGCTGATGCCGCTGTTGAGGCCGCGCACGAACAGCATGGCCTGGGGCATGATCTCGTGCAGCTTCATCGCGTCGTGGCCCGCGCCGCTGGGCATGCGGAAGACGGGCACGCCGAGGTCGTCGACGGCGCGTTCCCAGCGCCGCTGCCATTCGGGCGCGCTGGGTGCCGCGGCGGCACGCATGGATTCCTCCAGCGTGTAGCGCAGGCTGCGCTGGGCGCAGATGGCCTTGAGCTGGGCCAGCACGTCGTCCATCAGGCGGTTGCGCTGCGCATCGGTGGGCGCGCGCAGGTCCAGGCTGAAGCGGCAGCGGCCCGGCACCACGTTGATCGAGCCGCTGGGCACTTCGAGCAGGCCCACGGTGCCGACCGAGTCGCCGTCCTGGGCGGCGCGCTTTTCCACGTACAGGATCAGCTCGGCCACGGCCGCCGCGGCGTCGCGCCGGCGGTCCATGGGCGTGGTGCCCGCATGGCTCGCCATGCCGATCACCTCGCCGATGAAGCGTACGCCGCCGTTGATGGAGGTGACCACGCCCAGGGGAATGTCCAGCTCGTTGAGCACGGGACCTTGCTCGATGTGCACCTCGACGAAGCCAAGGTAGCTGGCGGGGTCGCGCTGCAGCTTGGGAATGTCGTCGATGCACAGGCCGGCGTGCTGCATGGCTTCGCGCATGGTCACGCCGTCGGCGTCCTTCTGGTCGAGCCAGGCGTGGTTGAAGTGGCCGATGAGCGCCCCCGAGCCCAGGAAGGTGGCCTTGTAGCGCTGGCCTTCCTCCTCGGCAAACGCCACGACCTCGAGGCCGAAGGGCAGGCGCTTGCCCGCGCGGTGCAGCTCGCGCACGCAGGCCATGGGCACGAAGATGCCCAGGCGTCCGTCGTACTTGCCGCCGTTGCGCACGGTGTCGTAGTGGCTGCCGGTCAGCAGCGTCCTGGCGCCGGGCGTGGCCGCGTGGTAGCGGCCCACCACGTTGCCCACGGCGTCGATCTCGACTTCGTCGAAGCCGCAGTCGCGCATCCAGTGGCTGATGCGCTGGGCGCAGGCGCGGTGCGCGTCGGTGAGGTAGGTGACGGTGAGCTGGCCCTTCTCGGCGAAGCCCGGGTCGCTGTGCTGGGCGAGCTTTTCCTGCCAGTCCCACACATCGTGGCCCAGCGTGGGCTCGTAGCCGAACTTGTCGTTCAGGCGGATCTCGGCGATGCGGTGGATGTTGCGCAGCGCCTCGGCCAGTTCGAAATCGGCCGGATTGTCCAGGCGGCGTGCGAAGGTGTCGATGATTTCCTGCTTGGGCAGTCCCGTGCCGCGTGGGCCGCGCACGGCCAGGATGAAGGGAAAGCCAAAGCGTGCGTTGTAGTCGGTGTTGAGCTGCTGGATGCGCGCGAACTCCTCGGGCGTGCACTGCGTGAGGCCTGCCTTGTTCTGCTCATTGGTCGATTCGGCCGTGAGCGTGTTGCTCACCATGGCCTTGCCGGCCAGCTCCGGGTGGGCACGCACCAGGGCGATCCGGGCTTCGCGTGGCGCTTCGGCCAGCACGCGCACCATGGCGTGCTTGATCTGGGCCAGCGAGCGGAACGGGCGCGCCGCGAGGGCCTTCTCGGCGATCCATGGCGAATGCTCGTACAGGCCGTCCAGCATCTGCGCCGCGGCCTCGGGCGAGGCGGCGTTGAGTTGGTCGAGGGTGATGGTCATGGCTCAGTCCTTGTAGGGATGGGTTTGCTGCCAGTGGCGGGCAAGGTCGAGGCGGCGGCACACCCACACGTGGTCATGGCGCTGGATGTGGTCCAGGAAGCGCTGCAGCGCCGTGATGCGGCCCGGGCGGCCGAGCAGGCGGCAGTGCATGCCGATGCTCATCATCTTGGGGCGGTCGTCGCCCGCGGGGTCGCCCTCGGCATAGAGCGCATCGAAGGTGTCCTTCATGTACTGGAAGAACGGATCGGCGTGCGAGTAGCCCTGCGGCAGCGCGAAGCGCATGTCGTTGCAGTCGAGCGTGTAGGGCACGATGAGCTGGGGCACGACGCTGCCGTCGGTCTTTTGCACCTTCATCCAGAAGGGCAGGTCGTCGCCGTAGTAGTCGCTGTCATAGGCGAAGCCGCCGTAGTCGGCCACCAGGCGGCGGGTGTGGGGGCTGTCGCGGCCCGTGTACCAGCCCAGGGGGCGGTGGCCGGTGAGCCGGTGGATGATGTCCATGGCCTCGGCCATGTGCGCGCGCTCCACGTCCTCTGGCACGTTCTGGTAGTGGATCCACTTGAGGCCGTGGCAGGCGATGTCGTGCCCGAGCTCGGCGAAGGCGGCCGTCACTTCGGGGTGGCGCTGCAGCGCCGTGGCCACGCCGAACACCGTGAGCGGCAGGCCCCGGCGCTCGAACTCGCGCAGCAGGCGCCACACGCCGGCGCGCGAGCCGTACTCGTAGATGCCTTCCATGCTGATGTGGCGATCGGGGTAGCTTGCAGGGTTGAACATTTCCGAGAGGAACTGCTCCGAGCCCGCGTCGCCATGCAGCACGGCGTTCTCGCCGCCTTCTTCATAGTTGAGCACGAACTGCACGGCCACCCGTGCACCGCCGGGCCAGCGGGCATGGGGCGGGTTGCGGCCGTAGCCCACGAGGTCGCGGGGGTAGGGGAGGGTGGAGTCGTAGATGGGGAGTGCGGTCATGGGGAGGCTCTGTCAGGAAAGCGCCATCGAGATGTCGTTCACCGGCAGCTTGCGTTCGAAGGTCAGGCTGCTCTCCACGTGCAGCAGGTGCTCGGTCATGAGCCGCACGGCCAGCGCCTCGTCGCGCGCGGCCAGGGCCTTGACGATCTCGCCGTGCTCCTCGTGCGAATGCTCGGCGGCCGAGGCGCTCTGGTACATCAGCGTGGCGAGGGCGCAGCGCGAGATCAGCTCGCCCAGCAGCTGGGCGAGCACCTGGTTGCCCATGAGCTCCGCCATGCGCACGTGGAAGTCGCCCAGCAGCTCGGTGCGGCCGGGCACGTCGGCCTGGTCCACGGCCGCCTTCTCGCGCGCCACGTGGTCGCGCAGCGCGCGCAGCTTGGCGGGCGTGACCTCGCTGATGAAGGCGCGAACCATCTCGGCCTCCAGCATGCGGCGCACGGCGAAAACCTGCTTGGCCTCGCTCACCGACGGAGCGGCCACGAAGGCGCCGCGCGCGGGCTCGAGCCTGATCAGGCGGTTCTGCGATAGCTGGAAAAGCGCCTGGCGCACCAGGGTGCGCGAGACGCCGAAGTGGTCGGCCAATTTCTGCTCGGCCAGCTTGGTGCCTGGCCGCAGACGGTGCTCCACGATGGCCTTGGTGAGGCTATCGACGATGAAACTGGTGGTGGAAGTTTCCATGGGCCATGATAGCCCCGGCACCAGAATGTGTATACACTTTTGGTCGACTAAATACTAGGAACTTCCCCTGATCCCCGGTGCGCTGGCGTTCCGGGGCATGGCCGTGCACGCGGCGCCCTGGCGTCTCAGTGGCCCGGCGTGGTGCCTTCGAAGTGCGCCGCGAGAAAGTCGACGAAGGCGCGCACCCGGGTCGCCGCCTGGTGGCGCTGCGGGTAGACGGCGTGTATGTCGGCCGGCGGCGTCTGGTAGTTCTCCAGCACCTGCTGCAGCCGGCCGCTGCGCAGGTAGCGCGCGATGTCCCATTCCGCGCGCATCACGATGCCCTGGCCCGCCAGGGCCCAGTTGACGGCGATCTCGCCGTCGTTGGTGCTGAGCTGGCCGCGGACCTTTACCGCTTCCGTCTTGCGGCCCGAGGACAGCCGCCAGATGCCATAGGCCTCGTCGCCCTGGCGGATGCCGATGCAGTCGTGCCGCGTGAGGTCGTTAGGCACCTTGGGCGTGCCCCTGCGCGCCAGGTAGGCCGGCGAGGCGCACAGCAGCCGCCGGTTGGGCGCGATGCGCCGGGCGATCACGCGCGCGTCGGGCGGCTCGCCGAAGCGGATGCAGACGTCAAACGCATCGCTGGCCAGTGGGGGCGGGTCCACCGAGAGCTGCAGCTGCACCTGCACCTGCGGATGCCGCCGTGCGAAGGCCGAGATCAGCGGCGCGATGTGGCTGCGCCCGAAGCCCAGCGTGGCATTCACGCGCAGCAGGCCCTGCGGCGTGGACTGCGTGCGCGACACGAGCTGCTCCATGTCGTCGATCTCGGCCAGGATGCGGCGCGCGTGCAGCAGGTAGGTCTCGCCCTCGGGCGTGAGCCCGATGCGCCGTGTGGTGCGGTGGAGCAACTGCACGCCCAGGCGTGTCTCCATCTGCGCCAGCCGCTTGCTCACGGCGGGCGTGCTGACGGCGAGCTCGCGCGCGGCGGCCGAGAAGCTGCCGCAGCGCGCGAGCAGGCTGAAGAAGGCCATCTCGGAGGGGGCTGTGGAAGGAGTGCTCATTGTTAAATCAAGGTTAACAATGGAATAACTCTATCTGCGTCTGTTGCGCGATTCAATCAGTAGATTCGCTTCCACATTCCGCGTGGTGGTCCACGCATCCCTCAGCGACAAGGAGCGAATCGTCATCATGAGCAAGATCTACCGCATTGCCTGTATCCCCGGCGACGGCATTGGCAAGGAAGTGGTGCCCGCGGGCCAGGCCGTGCTGCAGGCCCTGGCGGCCACGCAGCCGGGCCTGGGCTTCAAGTTCACGAGCTATGGCTGGGGCGGCGACTGGTACCGCGCCCACGGCGAGATGATGCCGGCCGACGGCCTGGACGCGCTGCGCGGCCAGGACGCCATCCTGTTCGGCTCGGCGGGCGATCCGCACATCCCGGACCACGTCACGCTATGGGGCCTGCGCCTCAAGATCTGCCAGGGGTTCGACCAGTACGCCAACGTGCGGCCCACGCGCATCCTGCCCGGCATCGACGCCCCTCTCAAGCGCTGCGGCCCGCAGGACCTGGACTGGGTCATCGTGCGCGAGAACTCCGAGGGCGAATACGCCGGCGTGGGCGGCCGCGTGCACCAGGGCCACCCGCTCGAAGCCGCCACCGACGTGAGCATGATGACCCGCGCGGGCGTGGAGCGCATCATGCGCTTCGCTTTCAAGCTGGCCCAGGCGCGGCCGCGCAAGCAGCTCACGGTGATCACCAAGTCCAACGCCCAGCGCCATGCGATGGTGATGTGGGATGAGATCGCGCTGCAGGTCAGCCGCGAGTTCCCCGACGTGAAATGGGACAAGGAACTGGTGGACGCCGCCACCGCGCGCATGGTGAACCGCCCGGCCACGCTGGACACCATCGTCGCCACCAACCTGCATGCGGACATCCTGAGCGACCTGGCCGCCGCGCTCGCGGGCAGCCTGGGGATCGCCCCC contains:
- the puuE gene encoding allantoinase PuuE, yielding MTALPIYDSTLPYPRDLVGYGRNPPHARWPGGARVAVQFVLNYEEGGENAVLHGDAGSEQFLSEMFNPASYPDRHISMEGIYEYGSRAGVWRLLREFERRGLPLTVFGVATALQRHPEVTAAFAELGHDIACHGLKWIHYQNVPEDVERAHMAEAMDIIHRLTGHRPLGWYTGRDSPHTRRLVADYGGFAYDSDYYGDDLPFWMKVQKTDGSVVPQLIVPYTLDCNDMRFALPQGYSHADPFFQYMKDTFDALYAEGDPAGDDRPKMMSIGMHCRLLGRPGRITALQRFLDHIQRHDHVWVCRRLDLARHWQQTHPYKD
- a CDS encoding tartrate dehydrogenase, whose product is MSKIYRIACIPGDGIGKEVVPAGQAVLQALAATQPGLGFKFTSYGWGGDWYRAHGEMMPADGLDALRGQDAILFGSAGDPHIPDHVTLWGLRLKICQGFDQYANVRPTRILPGIDAPLKRCGPQDLDWVIVRENSEGEYAGVGGRVHQGHPLEAATDVSMMTRAGVERIMRFAFKLAQARPRKQLTVITKSNAQRHAMVMWDEIALQVSREFPDVKWDKELVDAATARMVNRPATLDTIVATNLHADILSDLAAALAGSLGIAPTGNIDPERRYPSMFEPIHGSAFDIMGQGLANPVGTFWSCVMLLEHLGELGAAERLMHAIEQVTADPALHTRDLGGRATTAQVTQAVCERLGAAARQPVAA
- a CDS encoding M20 family metallopeptidase translates to MSQYAALDAWIDQHFDEEVRFLQELVRVPTDTPPGNNAPHAERTATLLQAFGYEAEKHAVPQAEVQAYGMESITNLIVRRPYGDGGRTVALNAHGDVVPPGEGWTHDPYGAEIVDGTIYGRATAVSKSDFATFTFALRALEAVARPTRGAVELHFTYDEEFGGELGPGWLLKNGLTRPDLMVAAGFSYEVVTAHNGCLQMEVTIHGKMAHAAVPDTGVDALQGAVAVMNALYAENAKYKQVLSKMPGIKHPYLNIGRIEGGTNTNVIPGKVVLKLDRRMIPEENPAEVEASIRAVIAQAVAQFNTQRGYAGDDSVRVDIKRLLLANAMTPLPGNAPLVEAIQKHGEAVFGAKPPAVGTPLYTDVRLYVERGIPGVIYGAGPRTVLESHAKRSDERLLLEDLRRATKVIARTLHDLLA
- a CDS encoding LysR substrate-binding domain-containing protein; translated protein: MSTPSTAPSEMAFFSLLARCGSFSAAARELAVSTPAVSKRLAQMETRLGVQLLHRTTRRIGLTPEGETYLLHARRILAEIDDMEQLVSRTQSTPQGLLRVNATLGFGRSHIAPLISAFARRHPQVQVQLQLSVDPPPLASDAFDVCIRFGEPPDARVIARRIAPNRRLLCASPAYLARRGTPKVPNDLTRHDCIGIRQGDEAYGIWRLSSGRKTEAVKVRGQLSTNDGEIAVNWALAGQGIVMRAEWDIARYLRSGRLQQVLENYQTPPADIHAVYPQRHQAATRVRAFVDFLAAHFEGTTPGH
- the uraD gene encoding 2-oxo-4-hydroxy-4-carboxy-5-ureidoimidazoline decarboxylase, with the translated sequence MTITLDQLNAASPEAAAQMLDGLYEHSPWIAEKALAARPFRSLAQIKHAMVRVLAEAPREARIALVRAHPELAGKAMVSNTLTAESTNEQNKAGLTQCTPEEFARIQQLNTDYNARFGFPFILAVRGPRGTGLPKQEIIDTFARRLDNPADFELAEALRNIHRIAEIRLNDKFGYEPTLGHDVWDWQEKLAQHSDPGFAEKGQLTVTYLTDAHRACAQRISHWMRDCGFDEVEIDAVGNVVGRYHAATPGARTLLTGSHYDTVRNGGKYDGRLGIFVPMACVRELHRAGKRLPFGLEVVAFAEEEGQRYKATFLGSGALIGHFNHAWLDQKDADGVTMREAMQHAGLCIDDIPKLQRDPASYLGFVEVHIEQGPVLNELDIPLGVVTSINGGVRFIGEVIGMASHAGTTPMDRRRDAAAAVAELILYVEKRAAQDGDSVGTVGLLEVPSGSINVVPGRCRFSLDLRAPTDAQRNRLMDDVLAQLKAICAQRSLRYTLEESMRAAAAPSAPEWQRRWERAVDDLGVPVFRMPSGAGHDAMKLHEIMPQAMLFVRGLNSGISHNPLESSTSDDMQLAVDAFTHVLNQLATENP
- a CDS encoding GntR family transcriptional regulator; the protein is METSTTSFIVDSLTKAIVEHRLRPGTKLAEQKLADHFGVSRTLVRQALFQLSQNRLIRLEPARGAFVAAPSVSEAKQVFAVRRMLEAEMVRAFISEVTPAKLRALRDHVAREKAAVDQADVPGRTELLGDFHVRMAELMGNQVLAQLLGELISRCALATLMYQSASAAEHSHEEHGEIVKALAARDEALAVRLMTEHLLHVESSLTFERKLPVNDISMALS